A stretch of Apostichopus japonicus isolate 1M-3 chromosome 9, ASM3797524v1, whole genome shotgun sequence DNA encodes these proteins:
- the LOC139973881 gene encoding uncharacterized protein has protein sequence MKPFTIIAAMVCGIYLLLEWTEGGKVCYYTTTIDETGATKWTRDKGDCDVIKFGGVKTTATPKSFTGIPRTTQDILTSSTAQKSGDKPSIEAVGSTNNPSRTGESSETTLIPPTIFTEFLSTQAVNMSTQTPAGKTVQESEDPTIVVTAEPQGTTLGKPRGISSAQLTLCVNRRNHINDALFNCS, from the exons ATGAAGCCATTCACAATAATTGCCGCCATGGTTTGCGGAATTTATTTACTGCTCGAATGGACCGAGG GAGGAAAGGTTTGCTATTATACAACAACAATTGACGAGACTGGCGCTACAAAGTGGACCAGAGACAAAGGAgattgtgatgtcatcaaattTGGGGGTGTTAAGACTACCGCAACACCAAAATCATTCACAG GAATTCCAAGAACTACTCAGGATATCCTGACCTCTTCTACTGCACAGAAATCAGGGGATAAACCATCCATAGAAGCTGTTGGTAGCACTAATAATCCATCAA GAACAGGAGAATCTTCTGAAACTACGTTGATCCCTCCTACAATATTTACAGAATTTCTTTCGACACAAGCTGTAAATATGAGTACCCAGACACCAGCTG GTAAGACAGTGCAAGAATCTGAGGATCCAACTATTGTAGTCACTGCTGAGCCACAAGGCACGACTCTAGGTAAGCCCCGAGGTATATCAAGCGCACAACTTACATTATGTGTTAATAGAAGAAATCACATTAATGATGCATTATTCAATTGTTCATAA